In Vicingus serpentipes, the following are encoded in one genomic region:
- a CDS encoding MraY family glycosyltransferase gives MPFPIKHILFFVGAILFSFLINHILLRFVKTLGIRNESETHIRWSSQVKPALGGLTFYIVFLLSITLHPFIFSYSGKAIDFQFTGIIGVTSLGFLMGLADDAYNTKPMLKLFTQILCGVLLVYSGTYIQVFESDIVNYSLTILWVVGLMNSINMLDNMDGITTIVSLIIAFTIFIIMLNNNEFDTISMTVVIGLLGSLFGFLYFNWNPSKMYMGDTGSQYLGVLLAALSINYLWNPITTAEFSISRQFLIPILSFIIPIIDTTTVVIKRARKGNSPFVGGKDHTTHHLSYLGFTEKQVAVIITLISIVSSVIVIYVVSTIKVWSHFYTIVFVAYFLILFFTLFYIANKNIDKSE, from the coding sequence ATGCCTTTTCCTATAAAGCATATATTATTTTTTGTTGGAGCAATATTGTTCTCATTTTTAATAAATCATATTCTCTTAAGGTTTGTTAAAACATTAGGAATAAGAAATGAATCAGAAACTCATATCCGTTGGAGTAGCCAGGTGAAACCTGCATTAGGAGGACTTACCTTTTATATAGTATTTCTTTTATCTATTACACTTCATCCTTTTATATTTTCATATTCTGGGAAAGCTATTGATTTTCAGTTTACGGGTATAATTGGAGTTACTTCTTTAGGTTTTTTAATGGGGTTAGCGGATGATGCTTATAATACTAAGCCTATGCTTAAGTTATTTACTCAAATTTTATGTGGAGTACTATTAGTTTATTCAGGTACTTATATTCAAGTTTTTGAGAGTGATATTGTCAATTATTCTTTAACTATTTTATGGGTTGTAGGATTAATGAATTCTATTAATATGCTCGACAATATGGATGGTATAACTACAATTGTATCACTAATTATTGCGTTTACAATATTTATTATAATGTTGAATAATAATGAATTTGATACCATTTCAATGACAGTTGTAATAGGCTTGCTAGGTTCTTTGTTTGGTTTTTTATATTTTAATTGGAACCCATCTAAAATGTATATGGGAGATACAGGTAGCCAATATTTAGGAGTATTATTAGCTGCTTTGAGTATAAATTATTTATGGAATCCAATTACAACTGCTGAATTTTCGATATCCCGACAATTTTTAATTCCAATATTATCTTTCATTATTCCAATAATTGACACCACAACGGTTGTGATTAAAAGGGCCAGAAAAGGAAATTCACCTTTTGTCGGAGGAAAAGATCATACAACGCATCATTTATCATATTTAGGATTTACTGAAAAACAAGTGGCTGTTATTATAACTTTAATTTCTATTGTCTCATCAGTTATAGTAATTTATGTTGTATCAACAATAAAAGTATGGAGTCATTTCTATACTATTGTTTTTGTAGCTTATTTCTTAATTTTATTTTTCACTTTATTTTATATTGCTAATAAAAATATTGATAAATCAGAGTAA
- the uvrA gene encoding excinuclease ABC subunit UvrA: MTISEEEFIEVEGARVHNLKNISLKIPRNKLVVITGLSGSGKSSLAFDTIYAEGQRRYLETFSAYARQFLGNMERPDVDKIKGLSPVISIEQKTISKNPRSTVGTITEVYDFFRLLYARAGLAYSYNTGELMVKYNTPQIIELIFEKYANKKLLILAPLVKGRKGHYRELFSQIIKQGFLKARIDGVIVSLSPGMQLDRYKTHDIEVVVDQVKVKNDDEKRITNSVETALKIGNNTVMVFDVESLSYSLLSKNLMCPATGISYDEPAPNLFSFNSPYGACKKCNGLGEISEIDINKIIPNNNSTIKKGGIVPLGEYKNNWTFKQIEAIGIKFGFDLNTPLKNISEEAIDFLLNGSSESITISQNVAGVTSGYNVEFEGIINLVERQFQDNKSKTVERWAASFMNKINCTTCNGSRLKQDALFFKIDEKNIADVSFMDISSLYIWTSTLFDKLNNNQKVIAKEVLKEINARLKFLLDVGLTYLSLNRSAKTLSGGEAQRIRLATQIGSQLTNVLYILDEPSIGLHQRDNQKLIQSLKDLRDIGNSIMVVEHDKDIMLESDYIIDIGPKAGIHGGEIVSFGKPADFLKEETETAKYLNGKVSISIPDKLRKGNGKTLKLYGATGNNLKNVDLTIPLGKLVCVTGVSGSGKSTLINETLYPILNQYIYKAVKKPLPYKKIEGLENIDKIIDIDQSPIGRTPRSNPATYTGLFTDIRTLFSGLPEAKIRGYKPGRFSFNVKGGRCETCQGAGLKTIEMNFLPDVYVECSECGGKRYNRETLEVRFKGKSISDVLNMTIEQSVDFFENIPSILLKVKTLKDVGLGYVHLGQPSTTLSGGEAQRIKLATELAKKQTGNTFYILDEPSTGLHFEDIRILLDVINKLVDSGNSVLIIEHNLDIIKVADYIIDIGPEGGQAGGEIVAEGTPFELLKNKKSITAEYLKKEML, from the coding sequence ATGACAATATCTGAAGAAGAATTTATAGAAGTAGAAGGCGCGAGGGTTCATAATCTAAAAAATATTTCATTAAAAATACCTAGAAACAAATTAGTTGTTATAACTGGTTTAAGTGGTAGTGGTAAATCATCTCTAGCTTTTGATACTATTTACGCAGAAGGACAGAGAAGATATTTAGAAACTTTTTCGGCATATGCTCGTCAGTTTTTAGGGAATATGGAAAGACCTGATGTTGATAAGATAAAAGGATTAAGTCCAGTAATTTCAATTGAGCAGAAAACAATAAGTAAAAATCCTCGATCTACAGTAGGAACAATTACTGAAGTATATGATTTTTTTAGATTATTATACGCAAGAGCAGGGTTGGCTTATTCTTATAATACAGGAGAGTTGATGGTGAAGTACAATACACCTCAAATCATAGAATTAATTTTTGAAAAATATGCTAATAAGAAACTATTAATACTCGCGCCATTAGTAAAAGGAAGGAAAGGCCATTACCGGGAGTTGTTTAGCCAAATAATAAAACAAGGTTTTTTAAAAGCAAGAATAGATGGTGTAATTGTTAGCTTGTCGCCAGGTATGCAATTAGATAGATATAAAACACATGATATAGAAGTTGTTGTTGATCAAGTAAAGGTTAAAAATGACGATGAAAAAAGAATTACAAACTCTGTAGAAACAGCATTAAAAATTGGGAACAATACAGTTATGGTTTTTGATGTTGAATCATTAAGCTATTCATTGTTAAGTAAGAATTTAATGTGTCCAGCTACAGGGATATCATATGATGAACCAGCACCTAATTTATTTTCTTTTAATTCTCCTTATGGTGCTTGTAAAAAGTGTAATGGTTTAGGTGAGATTTCAGAAATAGATATCAATAAAATTATACCAAATAATAATTCGACTATTAAAAAAGGAGGAATAGTTCCTTTGGGAGAATATAAAAATAATTGGACATTTAAACAGATTGAAGCAATTGGAATAAAGTTTGGCTTTGACCTGAATACTCCATTAAAAAATATTTCAGAAGAAGCTATTGATTTTTTATTAAATGGATCTTCAGAATCAATAACAATTTCACAAAATGTTGCAGGTGTAACCTCTGGTTATAATGTTGAATTTGAGGGGATTATAAATTTAGTTGAACGTCAATTTCAAGATAATAAATCTAAAACAGTAGAACGTTGGGCAGCAAGTTTTATGAATAAAATTAATTGTACAACTTGTAATGGTTCAAGATTAAAACAAGACGCTTTATTTTTTAAAATTGATGAAAAAAATATTGCTGATGTTTCATTTATGGATATTTCTTCTCTTTATATCTGGACAAGTACTTTGTTTGATAAGTTAAATAATAATCAAAAAGTTATAGCAAAAGAGGTGTTAAAGGAAATTAATGCTCGTTTAAAATTTTTACTAGATGTTGGCTTAACCTATCTCTCTTTAAATAGAAGTGCTAAAACTCTTTCTGGTGGTGAGGCTCAACGAATAAGGCTTGCAACTCAGATAGGTTCACAATTAACAAATGTACTCTACATTTTAGATGAGCCAAGTATAGGCCTTCATCAGCGTGATAACCAAAAATTAATACAATCGCTTAAAGATTTAAGAGATATTGGTAATTCAATTATGGTTGTTGAACATGATAAAGATATTATGTTGGAATCTGATTACATTATAGATATTGGACCTAAAGCTGGTATTCATGGTGGCGAGATTGTTTCTTTTGGAAAGCCTGCAGATTTTTTAAAAGAAGAGACTGAAACAGCTAAATATTTAAATGGAAAAGTATCAATTAGTATTCCTGATAAGTTGCGAAAAGGAAATGGAAAAACATTAAAGTTGTATGGGGCAACAGGTAACAATTTAAAAAATGTTGATTTAACTATACCTTTAGGTAAATTAGTTTGTGTTACTGGAGTTTCTGGAAGTGGAAAATCTACTCTAATTAATGAAACATTATATCCAATCTTAAATCAATATATCTATAAAGCTGTTAAAAAACCATTACCATATAAAAAAATAGAAGGATTAGAAAATATCGATAAGATTATAGATATAGATCAATCTCCAATTGGCAGAACGCCTCGTTCTAATCCAGCTACTTACACTGGGTTGTTTACAGATATTAGAACTTTGTTTAGTGGCTTGCCAGAAGCAAAAATTAGAGGTTATAAACCAGGTAGATTTTCGTTTAATGTCAAAGGAGGTAGGTGTGAAACATGTCAAGGAGCAGGATTAAAAACTATTGAGATGAACTTTTTACCTGATGTTTACGTTGAATGTTCAGAGTGTGGAGGTAAAAGGTACAATAGAGAAACATTAGAAGTTAGGTTTAAAGGGAAATCAATTAGTGATGTTTTAAATATGACTATTGAGCAATCAGTTGATTTTTTTGAGAATATACCATCAATACTTCTAAAAGTTAAAACTTTAAAAGATGTTGGCTTAGGATATGTTCATCTTGGTCAGCCTTCAACAACTTTATCTGGGGGGGAAGCACAACGTATAAAATTAGCAACAGAATTAGCTAAAAAACAAACAGGGAATACGTTTTATATTCTGGATGAACCTTCAACTGGGCTTCATTTCGAAGATATTCGTATCTTACTAGATGTGATAAATAAATTGGTTGATTCTGGTAACTCAGTTTTAATTATTGAACATAATTTAGACATTATAAAAGTCGCAGATTATATTATTGATATTGGACCTGAAGGAGGTCAGGCAGGAGGAGAAATTGTGGCAGAAGGAACTCCTTTTGAATTATTAAAAAACAAAAAAAGCATTACAGCTGAATATTTAAAAAAAGAAATGTTATGA
- a CDS encoding glycosyltransferase has translation MTKKKKIKVLRIINRFNLGGPTYNAAYLTKYLSDDFETLLVGGEKYEEEESSEFILEKLGLKPIIIPEMQRSINRKNDRIAYKKIKDIIKEFQPDIVHTHASKAGTLGRLAASKMKVPVIVHTFHGHVFHSYFGKAKTTFYKNIERYLAKKSSKIIAISDIQKNELGLEHKICKLDKIEVVQLGFDLSRFQEDIDEKRISFRNEYQVSEDEVAIGIIGRLVSIKNHKMFIDVVANVLASTTKKVRFFIVGDGEEKEAIKSYCSNSNIGFTEWNGHKKIVPVTFTSWIKNIDWLNAGLDIVVLTSLNEGTPVSLIEAQASNKPIVTTNVGGVKNITLENKTAYISEVNDINDFTQKLSCLIESENDRIKMGQKGWGFVKEKFSYERLTKDIEILYRDLLQLTKK, from the coding sequence ATGACTAAGAAGAAAAAAATAAAAGTACTGCGTATTATTAATCGATTTAATTTAGGAGGACCAACCTATAATGCGGCTTATTTAACAAAATATTTAAGTGATGATTTTGAAACACTTTTAGTTGGAGGTGAGAAATACGAAGAAGAAGAAAGCTCGGAATTTATTTTAGAAAAATTAGGCTTAAAACCGATTATAATCCCTGAGATGCAGCGAAGTATTAATCGTAAAAATGATAGAATAGCTTATAAAAAAATTAAAGATATTATTAAAGAATTTCAGCCAGATATTGTTCATACTCATGCCTCAAAAGCTGGAACTTTAGGTAGGTTAGCTGCAAGTAAAATGAAAGTTCCGGTAATTGTACATACTTTTCATGGTCATGTTTTTCATTCTTATTTTGGAAAAGCTAAAACCACTTTTTATAAAAATATTGAACGATATTTAGCTAAAAAATCCAGTAAAATAATAGCAATAAGTGATATTCAAAAAAACGAATTAGGATTAGAACATAAGATATGTAAATTAGATAAAATTGAAGTTGTTCAATTAGGTTTTGATTTGAGTAGATTTCAAGAAGATATAGATGAAAAAAGAATTTCGTTTAGAAATGAATATCAAGTTTCAGAAGATGAAGTAGCTATTGGTATTATAGGCAGGTTGGTGTCTATTAAAAACCACAAAATGTTTATTGATGTTGTTGCTAATGTTCTGGCGAGTACAACTAAAAAGGTTCGTTTTTTTATTGTTGGAGATGGTGAAGAAAAAGAAGCAATAAAATCTTATTGTTCTAACTCAAATATTGGTTTTACTGAATGGAATGGTCATAAAAAAATAGTTCCAGTAACATTTACTTCGTGGATTAAAAATATTGATTGGTTAAACGCAGGTCTTGATATTGTTGTTTTAACCTCACTTAATGAAGGAACTCCCGTGAGTTTAATAGAAGCTCAAGCTAGTAATAAGCCTATAGTTACAACTAACGTAGGAGGGGTTAAAAATATAACATTGGAAAATAAAACTGCTTATATAAGTGAAGTGAATGATATAAACGATTTTACGCAAAAACTATCTTGTTTAATAGAAAGTGAAAACGATAGGATAAAAATGGGTCAGAAAGGATGGGGTTTTGTTAAAGAAAAATTTAGTTATGAAAGACTAACAAAAGATATAGAAATATTATACAGAGACTTATTACAGTTAACTAAAAAATAA
- a CDS encoding exopolysaccharide transport family protein: MESNNQINSNQDVIKNRKHSTFNTESDPILLLHLLRSHLKWFFVIILFCLLSSYLYLRYTIPVYQSNLIFQVGSLNTANQVLNVDNFHENNTIDKDIEILRSKLLFRRAISRLPLAISFYNKGTLLEHELYKSAPIDVEFNIKDSSIINHTFNVVINDINQFELRDGEEILGVFKSGELIVIDKIDFKIKILKEKVTDFIGAVIYFKLNDNASLANNYISKLSVFPINISAKTINISFKDYNAAKARDMVTAIAEEYIDFDIEERSKSSKKILEFVDIQLDKYYNKLKLSENKIQKFQKDNNFKGADATQKYFDRSTKLEDQLIDIELQKNVLVEISSSIESELKNVDVYKLLSILAGTDYSSGITSLVTELKRLLLLKENMLYEVTDNSGAINSMNYKIDVQKKLLTESINTLIKKLTNQRLDLIRKIDEIESHYTNIPANELEYARLQRVLSIDEKFFSLLMDKRTEYSISEAGFVSQHTILDEAGIPKNPISPNKILIISFGFITGVFLSIVLLLIKYIIKNTISSLDDIVRQSHSSFGILGVVPKYKYDIPVSQLVVNKNPKSIIAESFRVLRSNLQFISEGDTNKTIAITSTISGEGKTFCAINLAGIIAYSGKKVVIIDLDMRKPKIHVGFAVENNIGMSTILINKTTIEECIHQSELENLHFITSGPIPPNPSELIISGKLEEVVNELKQTYDYVIIDNPPIGLVSDAMEMLKKADYPIYVFKSEYSKKYFVNNVDKLVLDNNINKLSIILNSIETGTNAYGGKYGYGSAYGYGYGYGHGYAYGYGAGSGYYAEEVAEAKKHKWSNKLFKSKKK; the protein is encoded by the coding sequence ATGGAAAGTAATAATCAAATAAATAGCAATCAAGATGTTATTAAAAATAGGAAGCATTCCACTTTTAATACGGAATCAGATCCTATTCTTTTATTACACCTATTAAGATCACACTTAAAATGGTTTTTTGTAATTATTTTATTCTGTTTGCTCTCTTCTTATTTGTATTTACGTTATACTATACCTGTATACCAATCTAATTTAATTTTTCAAGTTGGTTCGTTAAATACTGCTAATCAAGTATTGAATGTTGATAATTTTCATGAAAACAATACAATAGATAAAGACATAGAAATACTAAGATCTAAACTGTTGTTTAGAAGAGCTATTTCTCGTTTACCTCTAGCTATTAGTTTTTATAATAAAGGAACTTTGCTAGAGCATGAATTATATAAGTCTGCACCTATAGATGTGGAGTTTAATATCAAAGATTCGTCCATTATTAATCATACATTTAATGTTGTAATAAATGATATTAACCAGTTTGAGTTAAGGGATGGTGAAGAAATTTTAGGGGTTTTTAAGAGTGGAGAACTTATTGTTATTGATAAAATTGATTTTAAAATAAAGATATTAAAAGAAAAAGTAACTGATTTTATAGGAGCAGTAATCTATTTTAAATTAAATGATAATGCCAGTTTAGCCAATAATTATATTTCTAAATTAAGTGTTTTTCCTATTAATATTTCAGCAAAAACGATTAATATATCTTTTAAAGATTATAATGCTGCAAAAGCTAGAGATATGGTAACAGCTATAGCTGAAGAATATATCGATTTTGATATTGAAGAGAGAAGTAAAAGTTCAAAGAAAATTTTAGAATTTGTTGATATCCAACTTGATAAGTATTATAATAAGTTAAAACTATCTGAAAATAAAATTCAAAAATTTCAAAAAGATAATAATTTTAAAGGGGCAGATGCTACCCAGAAATATTTTGATAGGAGTACAAAATTAGAAGATCAGTTAATAGATATAGAACTTCAAAAGAATGTATTGGTTGAAATTTCTTCTTCAATTGAATCAGAGTTAAAGAATGTTGATGTTTATAAATTATTATCAATTCTTGCTGGCACAGATTATAGTTCGGGAATTACTTCATTAGTTACAGAGTTGAAAAGATTACTCTTATTAAAAGAAAATATGCTTTATGAGGTAACTGATAATAGCGGAGCTATTAATTCAATGAATTACAAAATAGATGTTCAAAAAAAGCTATTAACTGAAAGTATAAACACATTAATAAAAAAATTAACTAATCAACGATTAGATTTAATTCGGAAAATTGATGAGATTGAAAGTCACTACACAAATATACCAGCTAATGAACTAGAGTATGCTAGATTACAAAGGGTTTTGTCAATAGATGAGAAATTTTTTTCATTATTGATGGATAAAAGAACAGAGTATTCTATATCTGAGGCTGGTTTTGTATCTCAACATACAATTTTAGATGAAGCAGGTATACCTAAAAATCCAATTTCACCAAATAAAATATTAATTATTTCTTTTGGCTTTATAACAGGTGTTTTTCTAAGTATAGTGTTGTTGCTAATTAAATATATAATTAAAAATACAATTTCATCATTAGATGATATAGTTAGACAGTCTCACTCTTCATTTGGTATTTTAGGTGTTGTACCAAAATATAAATATGATATTCCAGTTTCTCAATTAGTCGTGAATAAAAATCCCAAATCGATTATTGCAGAATCTTTTAGGGTGCTTCGTTCTAATTTACAATTTATATCTGAAGGAGATACAAACAAAACAATAGCCATTACCTCAACAATTTCAGGAGAAGGAAAAACTTTTTGTGCTATTAATCTAGCAGGAATAATTGCTTATTCAGGTAAAAAAGTTGTGATAATTGATTTGGATATGAGAAAACCTAAAATTCATGTTGGGTTTGCCGTTGAGAATAATATTGGAATGAGTACAATATTGATTAATAAAACAACAATAGAGGAGTGCATTCATCAAAGTGAATTAGAGAATTTACACTTTATAACCTCTGGGCCTATACCTCCAAATCCATCAGAGTTAATAATAAGTGGAAAATTAGAAGAGGTTGTAAATGAATTAAAACAAACTTATGATTATGTAATCATTGATAACCCCCCAATAGGTCTAGTTTCTGATGCTATGGAGATGCTTAAAAAAGCTGATTATCCTATATATGTATTTAAAAGTGAGTATTCTAAAAAGTATTTTGTAAACAACGTTGATAAATTAGTGCTAGATAACAATATAAATAAATTGTCTATTATTCTAAATAGTATTGAAACAGGTACAAATGCTTACGGTGGAAAATATGGTTATGGATCTGCATATGGATATGGCTATGGATATGGTCATGGTTATGCATATGGATATGGGGCAGGAAGTGGTTATTATGCAGAAGAAGTTGCAGAAGCAAAAAAACATAAATGGAGTAATAAGTTGTTTAAATCGAAAAAAAAGTAA
- a CDS encoding polysaccharide biosynthesis/export family protein, translating to MKFQNKYLTLIASIFVFLSSCNVVPSIMMKTEKGYEFDEIPTDSASGYIISSNDIIDFKLYTNDGTNLIDLTALSLNEGRTNNTNSMTNYLVESDGMCKLPIIGRVELKGKKIKEAENFLQEQYAVYYKKPFVQLNVLNRRVTIFSGIGKGVVINLQNENTTIIEAIGQVGGLPKESKAHKIKVVRGDLKDPQVYHFDFSTIDGIKDAGFILQANDIVYVEPQKNTVNEIIRDVIPVLSLLTTTLTLIILINRQ from the coding sequence ATGAAATTTCAAAATAAATATTTAACACTTATAGCATCAATTTTCGTGTTTTTGTCATCTTGTAATGTTGTACCAAGTATAATGATGAAAACTGAAAAAGGATATGAGTTTGATGAAATTCCAACTGATTCAGCTTCTGGTTATATCATATCAAGTAATGATATTATTGATTTCAAGTTATATACAAACGATGGGACTAATTTAATAGATCTAACAGCTTTATCGCTTAACGAAGGTAGAACAAACAATACAAATTCAATGACTAATTATTTAGTTGAATCGGATGGAATGTGTAAACTACCTATAATTGGTAGGGTTGAACTAAAAGGAAAAAAAATTAAAGAAGCTGAGAATTTTTTACAAGAACAATATGCTGTTTACTATAAAAAACCTTTTGTTCAATTAAATGTTTTAAACCGTAGAGTAACTATTTTTTCTGGAATAGGAAAAGGGGTGGTTATTAATCTCCAAAATGAAAATACTACGATAATTGAAGCTATAGGACAGGTTGGAGGTTTGCCAAAGGAAAGTAAAGCCCATAAAATTAAAGTAGTTCGTGGAGATTTAAAAGATCCTCAAGTATATCATTTTGATTTCTCTACAATAGATGGAATAAAAGATGCGGGTTTTATTTTGCAAGCTAATGATATAGTTTATGTTGAACCACAAAAGAATACTGTTAATGAAATTATAAGAGATGTAATTCCAGTATTAAGTTTATTAACCACTACATTAACACTTATTATATTAATTAATAGGCAATAA
- the rfbC gene encoding dTDP-4-dehydrorhamnose 3,5-epimerase — protein sequence MEIKELELKGVYLITPKVFEDERGHFFESFNQNVFKENKLDLNFVQDNQSLSQKGVLRGLHFQKPPFAQGKLIRVIKGRVLDVAVDIRKNSPTYGKSIALEISEYNKLMFYIPEGFAHGFLTLEDNTIFSYKCTNFFNKESEGSLLWNDVDLNIDWGNITPLLSEKDKEAPVFSTFKSPF from the coding sequence ATGGAAATCAAAGAATTAGAATTAAAAGGAGTTTATTTGATTACGCCTAAAGTTTTCGAAGATGAAAGAGGGCATTTTTTTGAATCGTTTAATCAAAATGTTTTCAAAGAAAATAAATTAGACTTGAATTTTGTTCAAGACAATCAATCTTTATCCCAAAAAGGAGTGTTGAGAGGATTGCATTTTCAAAAACCTCCTTTTGCACAAGGAAAGTTAATAAGAGTTATAAAAGGAAGAGTGCTAGATGTTGCTGTAGATATTAGAAAAAACTCACCTACTTATGGTAAAAGTATTGCATTAGAGATTTCAGAATACAATAAATTGATGTTTTATATACCAGAAGGCTTTGCTCATGGATTTTTAACATTAGAAGATAACACAATATTTAGCTACAAATGCACTAATTTTTTTAATAAAGAATCTGAAGGAAGTTTGTTGTGGAATGATGTGGATTTAAATATTGATTGGGGAAATATTACTCCTTTATTGTCTGAAAAAGATAAAGAAGCTCCAGTCTTTTCAACTTTTAAATCTCCATTTTAA
- a CDS encoding LOG family protein, giving the protein MTGKFKNKDWNEIKANDSWAIFKIMAELVEGFETMSKIGPCVSIFGSARTKFDNPYYILGQEIAFKLAEKGYGIITGGGPGIMEAGNKGAFEAGGKSVGLNIELPFEQFNNRYIDRDKIINFDYFFVRKVMFVKYAQGFVVLPGGFGTFDELFEAITLIQTQKVAQFPIVLVGTKFWSGLVDWIKETVLEQENNISPKDIDLFSVVDTADEAVKVIDDFYKNSSLSPNF; this is encoded by the coding sequence ATGACTGGGAAATTCAAAAATAAAGATTGGAATGAAATAAAAGCGAATGATTCTTGGGCAATTTTTAAAATAATGGCTGAGTTAGTTGAAGGCTTTGAAACAATGTCAAAGATTGGTCCTTGTGTATCTATTTTTGGTTCAGCAAGAACAAAGTTTGATAATCCATATTATATTTTAGGTCAAGAAATTGCATTTAAATTAGCCGAAAAAGGTTATGGTATCATAACTGGTGGTGGGCCAGGCATAATGGAAGCAGGAAATAAAGGAGCATTTGAAGCAGGTGGTAAGTCTGTAGGATTAAATATAGAATTACCTTTTGAACAGTTTAATAATAGATATATTGATAGAGATAAGATAATTAACTTCGATTATTTCTTTGTTAGAAAAGTAATGTTTGTAAAATATGCTCAAGGTTTTGTAGTCCTTCCAGGTGGTTTTGGAACTTTTGATGAATTGTTTGAAGCAATAACTCTAATTCAAACTCAGAAGGTTGCTCAATTTCCGATTGTTTTAGTTGGTACAAAGTTTTGGTCTGGATTGGTTGATTGGATTAAAGAAACTGTTCTCGAACAAGAAAATAATATTAGTCCTAAAGATATTGATCTATTTTCTGTTGTTGATACTGCAGATGAAGCAGTAAAAGTGATAGATGATTTTTATAAAAACTCTTCATTAAGTCCAAATTTCTAG